The Iamia sp. SCSIO 61187 genomic sequence CCTCGTCGCTGCTGCTGCGTTCTTCCTCGTCGTCGGTCTGGCCGGTGGCGACATCGGCGACCTCTACCTGTCGATGGTGCTGTGCGTCGCCTCGCTGGTCGTGGTCGCCGTCTCGGCCCGGGTGAGCCGGGCTCGCCCGGAGCCCGCGTCCGACGGCGCGCCCCATCCGCTGCCCCCGGCGGGTGACGACCCGACGCCGGAGCCGTCGGCCCGTCCCGTCCTGGCCCTGGCCACGGCGGGGGCACGGGGCTCCGGCGGCGCCGAGGAGGCGTCGATCTGGGCCGCCGGCCCGAGCGCTCCGCCCGACCTGGCGCCGGCGTCGGGCTCGGCCCCGGCGGGTGCCGGCGCGCCCGACGGCGCCCCTCGACCTGGGCCCGAGCCTCAGGCCGAGCCCGAGCCCGAGCCTGCGCCTGAGGTCGAGCCCGCGGCGGCGACCGTCGACGTCACCGACGCCCCGTTCCCGATCGCCGACTACGACGCCCTCGACGCCGCCCAGATCCTCCCCCTCGTGCCGAAGCTGTGGCCCGAGGAGGTCCCGGTCGTCGCCGAGCGCGAGCGCACCACCCGGGCTCGCCCCGCTGTCCTCGACGCCCTGGCCGAGGCGGCCGGCGACCCGGCGCTGGCCTTCCCGATCGCCGAGTACGAGAGCCTCGACACCGAGCAGATCACCGGGCTGCTGGCCCGGCTCGACGCCGCCGATCTGGCGACGGTCCAGGTGGCCGAGCGCTGCGGACCGGCCCGGGCCGGTGTCCTGGTGGCGGTGGCCGACCAGCTCGCCGCCCGGAAGTAGGCACCCGCTGCCAGAGGCATCCGCGCCGGCCCGGGCGTGGGTGGGTAGGCTGCGGCACCTTTGCTCCGGTCGGAAGGGTGTCATGGCCTCGTCACGCAGCGCACGCACCGCCAAGGCCGCGCCCGTGCCCCGGGCCACGGGGGGCCGGGCGACGTCGGCCAAGAAGAAGGCGGCCACGAGCGCCGCGGCGAAGCCGGCCCCGACGAAGGCCGCGGCCAAGAAGGCGCCGGCGAAGAAGGCCGCGAGGGCCGCAGCGAAGACGGCGCCGGCGACGAGGGGCCCCGCCACGAAGGCCCCGGCGAAGAACGCAGCGGCGAAGAAGGCGGCGGCGAAGGACGCAGGGGGGAGGAAGGCGGCCGCCAAGAAGGCGCCCGCCAAGAAGGCCCCGCCGGCGAAGGCGCCGGCGCGTCGGGCGGCCGGGCGGCGCTCGCCGTTCTCGGCCGCCTTCCTGCGGGCGCAGCGGGCGGCCCTCGAGGAGGAGCGGGCCACCTACGTCAACCAGGCCGAGACGCTCCGGGCCGAGGCCGACTCGCTCGTCGCCGACATCGACCCCGGCGACGTCCAGTTCGACGAGGAGTCGGGCGAGGGCGACACGCTGGCTGTCGAGCGCGAGCGCGACCTGGCCCTGTCCGCCCAGGCCCGCCAGGCGGTCGAGGAGATCGACCACGCCCTGGCCAAGTTCGACCTCGGCACCTACGGCATCTGCGAGGTGTCCGGCGAGCCGATCCCGACCGAGCGGCTCGAAGCCATCCCCTGGGCCCGCGAGAAGGTCGAGTACAAGGTCGGGGGGCTGGGCCGTCGCTGAGCCAGGCCCGATGAGGGCGGAGGACGAGGCCCCCGCGCCCGCCCGGCCCCGGCGCGCCCGGCGGCCGCACGTGGCGCGCGCCCCGTTGGTCGCCGCCGTCGGCGTGGGGCTCCTCGTCGTCGACCAGCTGTCCAAGCACTGGGCCCTCAACCGGCTGTCCGACGGCCGCGTGGTGGAGGTGGTGGGCTCCCTCCAGCTCCTCCTCACCTGGAACACGGGGGCGTCGTTCAGCATCGGGTCCGACCTCGAGCTGGGGCCCTACATCGCCCTCCTGGCCCTCGTCGTCGTGGCGTGGCTCCTCTGGTCGGGGCACAGCGCCACCCGGCTCGGCGCGGTGGCGGCGGGCATGGTCACCGGCGGCGCCCTCGGCAACCTGGTCGACCGCGCCCTGCGCAGCGGCCCGGCGGGCGCCGAGGCCGGCTTCCTGGGCGGCGCGGTCGTCGACTTCATCGACCTCCAGTGGTGGCCGATCTTCAACGTGGCCGACGTCGGTGTGGTCGGCGGCGCCCTCCTCCTGGTGCTCGCCTCCGTCATCCACGGCGACCCCCACGACCAGCGCGCCGCCCGCGGCGACGGACCGGACGGGGCGGGCGGGTCGTGAGCACCCGCGCCGAGGTGGTGCCTCCCGCCCTCGGGGGCCAGCGGATCGACCGGGTCGTGGCCCTGGTGGCCGACGTGTCGCGGGCCGAGGCGGCCGCCCTCGTGGTCGGGGGCTCGGTGCGCATCGACGACCAGCCGGTCACCAAGGTGTCCGAGCGCGTCGCCGAGGGGAGCACCGTCGAGGTCGACGTCGACGACGCCGTCGTCGACACCGCACCCGGGCCCGACCCGGCGGTCGAGGTGCGCACGGTGCTGGTCGACGACGAGGTCATCGTGGTCGACAAGCAGCCCGACCTCGTCGTCCACCCCGGCGCCGGCCACTCGTCGGGGACGCTCGTCGGCGGGCTCCTGGCCCGGTTCCCCGAGCTGGCCGGCGTGGGGGACCCGGAGCGACCCGGCATCGTCCACCGCCTCGACCGCGACACCTCGGGCCTGCTCGTCGTGGCCCGGACGCCCCGCGCCTACGAGAGCCTGGTGGCCCAGCTGAGCGCCCGCACCGTCGAGCGCCGGTACCTCGCCCTGGTCGCCGGGCACCCCGACCCCGCCCGGGGGCTGGTCGACGCGCCCCTCGGCCGGTCGCCCCGCCAGCCCACCCTGATGGCCGTCCGGGCCGACGGCAAGGAGGCGCGGACCCGCTACCAGGTGCTCGAGCGGTTCGCCGACCCCAGCCCGGTGGCCCTGGTCGAGTGCCGCCTGGAGACGGGGCGGACGCACCAGATCCGGGTCCACATGCGGGCCATCGAGCACCCGATCGTCGGCGACCCCCGCTACGGGGGCGGTCGGACCCGGGTGACGTGCCCGCGCCCGTTCCTGCACGCCGCCGACCTGGCCTTCCTGCACCCGGCGACGGGGGAGCGGGTGGCGGTGACCTCACCCCTCCCGACGGACCTCCGCTCCGTGCTCGAGGGCCTGCGGAGCGTGGCGTCGGGGGGCTGATCGGCCCCCGACCGCCGGTCCGCGCCGGTGGGGAGGTTTGCCTCCCCCGTCAGGGGGAACCGTGGCACCCGTCGGCGTGACGCCCGCCACGTCGGTGGCGTCGCCGGCCCCGCCGCACCCGCCCCGGGCCGACCCCTCCGGAGCCCTCGTTGCCCGCACCCCCGCCCCGATCTCGTCGACCGCACGGCCGCCGCCTCCTCGCCGTCGTCGTGGCGGCCGGCCTGGCCGTGGCGGCCACCGCGTGCGGCGGCGGGGACGAGGGCGGCACGCCCGTCCTCAAGTGGTACGCCCGCGACGAGGCCGGCGGCATCTTCGGGGCCGCCATCGAGGACTGCAACGCCGCCGCCGAGGGCCGCTACCGGATCGAGCTCCAGGCCCTGCCGTCCAACGCCGACGAGCAGCGCGAGCAGCTGGTGCGCCGCCTGGCCGCCGGGGACTCCGACATCGACCTGATGAACATGGACGTCATCTGGACCGCCGAGTTCGCCAACGCCGAGTGGATCCTCCCGTGGCCCGAGGACCAGGTCGAGGAGGCGACCGAGGGGCGGCTCGACATCGCCGTCGAGAGCGCGACCTACGAGGACACGCTGTACGGGATCCCGCTCAACACCAACGCCCAGCTGCTCTGGTACCGCACCGACCTCACCGAGGAGCCGCCGGCGACGTGGGACGAGATGCTCGCCGCCGCCGACGAGCTCGAGCAGGAGGGCAAGCCCCACGTCATCTGGGAGCAGGGCCAGCGCTACGAGGGCCTCGTGGTCTGGTTCGCCTCGCTCCTGGCGTCGGCCGGTGGGGCCATCTTGAACGAGGAGGGCACCGAGGTCAGCCTGGACGACGGGCCCACCCGCCGGGCCCTCGAGGTGCTGTCGGAGTTCGCCCGCTCGTCGCACGCCCCGCCCGCGCTGGCCACCGCCCAGGAGGACCAGGGCCGCCAGGGGTGGGAGTCGGGCAGCGCCGCGTTCATGGTGAACTACGGGTTCGTCTGGCCCAGCGCCAACGAGCTGGCGCCCGACATCGCCGAGAAGATGGCGTGGGCGCCGTTCCCCTCCGTCGAGCCCGACGTCGACTCCACCGTCGTGGCCGGTGGGTTCAACATCGGCATCGGCGCCTACGGCGACCACCCCGACCTCGCCGTCGAGGCCGCCACCTGCCTGGCCAACGAGGAGAACCAGACCCGCAACGCTCAGGACGCCGGGCTGCTGCCCGTCACCGAGGCCCTCTACGACGACCCCGAGGTCACCGAGGCCGAGAACGACGCCGGCATCAAGCTCTTCCCCTACGCCGCCGAGATGAAGGAGGCCCTCGACCGGGCCACCCTCCGGCCCCGCACGCCGTTCTACAACGACGTCTCGCTGGCGATCATCAGCATCTTGCACCCTGCGTCCGACATCGATCCGGAGGCCGACGTGGACAGGCTGCGCGAGGCCATCGAACAGGCCCTGGAGGGGGAGGGGCTCTTGTGACCGGCACCCACCAGGCCGTCCCGCCCGTCGGCGCGGAGGAGGAGCGGTGACGGCGACGACGCCCACGGCGGCCACCGCGGCCCGGGCGGGGATGGCGAAGAAGGGGACCTCCGCCCGGGCCCGGTCGGAGCGGAAGCTGGGCTGGATGCTCTGCGCCCCGGCCGTGTTCGTGATGCTGCTGGTGACCGCGTACCCGATCGCCTACGCCGTCTGGCTCTCGATGCAACGCTACGACCTGCGCTTCCCCGAGGAGCGCGGGTTCGTCGGCGTCGACAACTACGAGGCCGTGCTGGGGAACTCCCTGTGGTGGCGGGACCTGGCCAACACGGCGATCATCATGGTCATCTCGGTGGCGATCGAGCTGCTGCTCGGCTTCGCCCTGGCCTTCGTGATGCACCGGGCCCTCTTCGGGCGGGGGCTGGTGCGCTCGTCGATCCTCGTCCCCTACGGGATCATCACCGTCGTGGCCGCCTTCGCCTGGCGGTTCGCCTTCGACCCCACCACCGGCTTCGTCAACGGCATCACCGGGCTGGAGAACAGCTGGTTCACCGAGACGTGGAGCTCCTACCTGGTCATCATCCTCGCCGAGGTCTGGAAGACGACCCCGTTCATGTCGCTCCTGCTGCTGGCCGGGTTCACCCTGGTGCCGGACGACGCCGTCAAGGCGGCGCGGGTCGACGGTGCCTCGGCGTCGTACCGCCTGCGCAAGGTGATCATCCCGCTGATGAAGCCGGCGATCCTGGTGGCGCTGCTGTTCCGCACCATGGACGCCTTCCGGATCTTCGACTCGGTGTTCGTCATGACCCGGGGCGCCCAGGGCACCGAGAACGTGTCGATCCTCGGATACAAGACGCTCGTCAGCCGGCTGAACCTGGGGCTGGGGTCCGCCGTCTCGGTCCTGATCTTCGCCTGCGTGCTGATCATCGCCTTCCTGTTCGTCAAGGGCTTCGGCGCCAACCTGTCCCAGCAGAGGGGTGAGTAGATGAAGGACGAGTCTGCGAAGCCGACCCGCTCAGGGCGGCGGGCGGGGTCGGAGGACTGATGGCGGCGCCCGGCTCGAGGGAGGCCAAGGACAAGGTGTTCTGGGGCTTCGGCATCCTGCTCGTCATCTTCTACGCCCTGCTGCCGGTGGCCTGGATCGTCTCGCTGTCGCTCAAACCGGCCGAGGAGGTGGCCACCGAGGGCGAGGGGTTCCTGGGCGGGTTCTTCCCCAAGGACCCCACCCTCGAGAACTACACCGGAGCGGGCGGCGTGCTCAAGGACGAGCAGTTCCAGGCCGCCCTGCGCAACTCGATCGGCATCGCCCTCATCGCCACCCTGCTGGCTGTGGTCCTCGCCACCTTCGCCGCCTACGCCATCGTCCGGCTCGACTTCCCGGGCAAGGCGCTGGTCATGTCGGGGGCGCTGGCCATCGCCATGTTCCCGCAGATCTCGGTGATCGGCCCGCTGTTCAACATGTGGCGCGACCTCGGCCTGTTCGACACCTGGCCGGGGCTGATCATCCCCTACATGACCTTCACCCTCCCGCTGGCCATCTGGACCCTGTCGGCGTTCTTCCGGGAGATCCCCTGGGACCTCGACAAGGCGGCCCGCATCGACGGGGCCAGCCCCTTCCAGGCCTTCCGCAAGGTCATCGCCCCACTGGCGGCGCCGGGCATGTTCACCTCGGCGATCCTCGTGTTCATCTTCGCCTGGAACGACTTCCTCTTCGCCACGTCGCTGACCTCGACCAACCGGGCCCGGACCGTGCCCGCCGCCATCACCTTCTTCACCGGCTCGTCGCAGTTCACGTTCCCGACCGGGCAGATCGCCGCCGCCTCGGTCCTCGTCACCGTCCCCATCATCGTGATGGTCCTCATCTTCCAGCGCCGCATCGTGTCCGGGCTCACGTCCGGCGCGGTGAAGGGCTAGCCCCAGGAGGCACGCACCCATGGCCGAGATCGCGCTCGACAAGGTCTCCAAGGAGTACGGCGACGGCTTCGCCGCCGTGAAGGAGGCCGACTTCACCATCGGCGACGGCGAGTTCTTCATCCTCGTGGGCCCCTCGGGCTGCGGGAAGTCGACGCTGCTCAACATGATCGTCGGGCTCGAGGACATCACCTCGGGCGAGATGCGGGTCGACGGCGAGCGGGTCAACGACGTCGACCCCAAGGACCGCAACATGGCGATGGTCTTCCAGAGCTACGCCATCTACCCGCACATGACCGTGCGGGAGAACATGGAGTTCCCGCTCAAGCTGCGGAAGGTCCCCAAGGAGGAGATGCGGTCGAAGGTCGAGGAGGCGGCCCGCATGCTCGAGCTGACCGAGCACCTCGACCGCAAGCCCGGCAACCTCTCCGGTGGCCAGCGCCAGCGGGTCGCCATGGGCCGGGCCATCGTCCGCGAGCCGGTGGCCTTCTTGATGGACGAGCCGCTGTCCAACCTCGACGCCAAGCTCCGGGTGCAGATGCGCACCACCATCTCCCGGCTCCAGCAGCGCCTGGGGACGACCACCATCTACGTCACCCACGACCAGGTCGAGGCCATGACGCTGGGCGACCGGGTGGCGGTCATGCGTCGGGGCGTCGTGCAGCAGGTCGACTCGCCCCGGATGCTCTACACCCACCCCGCCAACCTGTTCGTGGCCGGGTTCATCGGCTCCCCGTCGATGAACCTGCTGCCGGCGCAGCTGGACGGGTCGCGGCTGTCGCTCCCGATGCTCGACCTCGACCTGCCGGCCTCGGTCACCGACCGGCTGGCCGCGGGGGCGGGGGGCGAGGTCATCGCCGGCATCCGCCCCGAGAACTTCGAGGACGCGTCGCTGGTGGGCGACCGCGAGGCGCCCGGCGGCACCTTCACCGCCGCCATCGACGTCATCGAGTGGCTGGGCTCGGAGCTGTTCGCCCACTTCGAGGTCGAGGGTTCGGCCGCCGACCAGCTCTCGGACCTGGCCGCCGACCTCGAGAAGGTCGCCATCAGCGTGAGCGGCGAGGGCAGGACCGAGGTCACCGCCCGGCTCGACGTCACCAGCGACGCCCAGGAGCGCGAGGACACCGAGCTCTGGATCGACGCCCGGGCCATCCACCTCTTCGACCCCGAGTCGGGCCGCTCGCTCCTCAGCGTCCCCGGCTCCGAGGCGCAGCCCGCCGACGCCGACGCCCCCGCCCTGGCCAAGTCCTGACCCGGCGCGGCCACGGACGGTGCCAGGCACCATCCGTGCGACGGCCGGCTACGTCGCCGGCTCGGGCCAGGGGGCGTTGCCGGCGGTGATGGCGGCGATGTCGGCGAGGGTCCGGGCCTCGAGGAGGGTGCGCATCTGGCGCCCGGCGTCGGCCCACACCGCGAGCAGGACGCACTGGCCCTCGTGGTCGCAGGCCCCGTTCTGGTGGGGCTCGCCGAAGTCGCCCACCACGATGGGGCCATCGACGGCCGACACGATCTGGGCCAGGGTGATCTCGGCCGGCTCCCGGGCCAGCACGTAGCCGCCGCCCACGCCGCGCTTGGAGCGGACCAGGCCGGCGCCCTTGAGGGCGAGGAGGATCTGCTCGAGGTAGGGCTGGGGCAGGCCGGTGCGCTCGGCGATGTCGCGCACCGAGGTCGGCGCCTCCTCCGGGTGGAGCGTGAGCGACAGCAGCGCCCGACAGGCGTAGTCACCGCGCGTCGACACCTTCACGCCGGCCATCGTACGGGTCCAACCCCCGACGCGGGGCCGGGGCCACCGGACCCCGTGCGGGCCCGGCCGGCGAGGCGTGGTCGAGTGGTCCGACGGGTGGCCGGCGAGGCGTGGTCGAGTGGTCCGACGGGTGGCCGGCGAGGCGTGGTCGAGTGGTCCGACGGGTGGCCGGCGAGGCGTGGTCGAGTGGTCCGACGGGTGGCCGGCGAGGCGTGGTCGAGTGGTCCGACGGGTGGCCGGCGAGGCGTGGTCGAGTGGTCCGACGGGTGGCCGGCGAGGCGTGGTCGAGTGGTCCGACGGGTGGCCGGCGAGGCGTGGTCGAGTGGTCCGACGGGTGGCCGGCGAGGCGTGGCCGAGTGGCCCAACGGGATAGGGTCACGCCGCTCCCGGCTCCGTCCGGGCCGACGGAAGGGGTCCACGCCGTGGGTGACCATCCTCTGATCCCGGACTACGGCGGCGCGTGCATCGCCAGCCTGGTGCCGGCCCTGCTCGAGCCGGGACCGACCACGCCCCCGTGGCTGCCGGCCGCCGCCGTCGAGGCCGACCAGGTCGTGCTCCTCGTCCTCGACGGGCTGGGGTGGGAGCAGCTCCAGGACCGCCGCCACCTCGCCCCCACGCTGACCGCCATGGCCGGCGGGGCGATCACCACGGTGTCACCGTCGACCACGGCCACCGCCCTGACGTCCATCGCCACCGGCCTCACGCCGGGCGAGCACGGCGTCGTCGGCTACCGGGTGGCGGTCGAGGGCGAGGTCCTCAACATCCTCCGGTGGTCGACCGCCCAGGGCGACGCCCGCCGCCAGATCGATCCGGAGCAGTTCCAGTCCCACCCCGCCTTCGCCGCCCACCGGCCGGCGGTGGTCACCAAGGCCGAGTTCGCCTCGTCCGGGTTCAGCGGCGCCCACCTCTGCCAGGTGCGGTTCAACGGCTACCGGGTGCCGTCCACGATGGTCACCGAGGTCGGGCGGCTGCTGCGCGGGGGCGAGCCGTTCGTGTACGCGTACTACGACGGGGTCGACAAGGTCGCCCACGAGTACGGGCTGGGGGAGCACTACGACGCCGAGGTCGCCTTCGCCGACCGGCTGGTGGCCGACGTCATGGCCGTCCTGCCCCCCGGGGCCGCCGTGGTGGTGACGGCCGACCACGGGCAGGTCCACGTCGGGGACAACGTCGTGAAGCTGCACCGCGACCTGGTGCCGCACATCGCCCTCCAGTCGGGAGAGGGGCGCTTCCGCTGGTTGCACGCCCGCTCCGGTCGGGCCGCGGCGCTGCACGAGGCGGCCACCGCCCACCACGGCGGCGACGCCTGGGTGGTCACGCGGGACGAGACCATCGAGCAGGGCTGGTGGGGCCCCGTCGTCACCGACGCCGCCCGGTCCCGGCTGGGCGACGTGGCCCTCGTCGCCCGCGAGCCGGTGTCGTTCCACGACGACGCCGACTCGGGCCCGTTCGTGCTCATCGGCCGCCACGGCTCGCTGACGCCCGCCGAGATGCTCGTCCCGTGCCTGGTGGGCTCGGCCTGAGGCCACCCACCGGTCGGCGATCCGGTTGGCACCGGCGGGGCGGGGAGAGCCCGTACCCTGGCCCCCCCAACGTCCGAGGAGATCGATGAGCGACGCCGAGCCCACCCCCGCCGACGACAGCACCGTGCACGGTGAGCTGGTCGAGACGTCCGCCGACGGCGAGGAGCGTCGGGAGGCGGTCGAGGAGCCGGCCAAGCTCATGCGGATCGGCTCGATGATCAAGCAGCTCCTCGAGGAGGTCCGCAGCGCCGACCTCGACGAGGCCGCCCGCGTCCGCCTGCGGGAGATCTACGAGACGTCCCTCCACGAGCTGGGGTCGGCCCTGTCCGACGACCTCAAGGAGGAGCTCGACCGGGTCGCCATCCCGTTCGGTGACAACGGCGAGCCGCCGTCGGAGGCCGAGCTCCGGATCGCCCAGGCCCAGCTGGTCGGCTGGCTCGAGGGGCTCTTCCACGGCATCCAGGCCACCCTCTTCGCCCAGCAGATGGCGGCCCGGGCCCAGCTCGAGGACATGCGGCGCCAGCTCGGCCCCGGTGTGGGCGGCGGCCAGGGCGGGCCCAGCCCCAGCGGCGTCCCCGGTGGACGCCCGGGCACCCTGGGCGAGCCCGGGCCCGGGACCTACCTGTAG encodes the following:
- a CDS encoding TraR/DksA C4-type zinc finger protein; its protein translation is MASSRSARTAKAAPVPRATGGRATSAKKKAATSAAAKPAPTKAAAKKAPAKKAARAAAKTAPATRGPATKAPAKNAAAKKAAAKDAGGRKAAAKKAPAKKAPPAKAPARRAAGRRSPFSAAFLRAQRAALEEERATYVNQAETLRAEADSLVADIDPGDVQFDEESGEGDTLAVERERDLALSAQARQAVEEIDHALAKFDLGTYGICEVSGEPIPTERLEAIPWAREKVEYKVGGLGRR
- the lspA gene encoding signal peptidase II — encoded protein: MRAEDEAPAPARPRRARRPHVARAPLVAAVGVGLLVVDQLSKHWALNRLSDGRVVEVVGSLQLLLTWNTGASFSIGSDLELGPYIALLALVVVAWLLWSGHSATRLGAVAAGMVTGGALGNLVDRALRSGPAGAEAGFLGGAVVDFIDLQWWPIFNVADVGVVGGALLLVLASVIHGDPHDQRAARGDGPDGAGGS
- a CDS encoding RluA family pseudouridine synthase, whose protein sequence is MSTRAEVVPPALGGQRIDRVVALVADVSRAEAAALVVGGSVRIDDQPVTKVSERVAEGSTVEVDVDDAVVDTAPGPDPAVEVRTVLVDDEVIVVDKQPDLVVHPGAGHSSGTLVGGLLARFPELAGVGDPERPGIVHRLDRDTSGLLVVARTPRAYESLVAQLSARTVERRYLALVAGHPDPARGLVDAPLGRSPRQPTLMAVRADGKEARTRYQVLERFADPSPVALVECRLETGRTHQIRVHMRAIEHPIVGDPRYGGGRTRVTCPRPFLHAADLAFLHPATGERVAVTSPLPTDLRSVLEGLRSVASGG
- a CDS encoding ABC transporter substrate-binding protein yields the protein MPAPPPRSRRPHGRRLLAVVVAAGLAVAATACGGGDEGGTPVLKWYARDEAGGIFGAAIEDCNAAAEGRYRIELQALPSNADEQREQLVRRLAAGDSDIDLMNMDVIWTAEFANAEWILPWPEDQVEEATEGRLDIAVESATYEDTLYGIPLNTNAQLLWYRTDLTEEPPATWDEMLAAADELEQEGKPHVIWEQGQRYEGLVVWFASLLASAGGAILNEEGTEVSLDDGPTRRALEVLSEFARSSHAPPALATAQEDQGRQGWESGSAAFMVNYGFVWPSANELAPDIAEKMAWAPFPSVEPDVDSTVVAGGFNIGIGAYGDHPDLAVEAATCLANEENQTRNAQDAGLLPVTEALYDDPEVTEAENDAGIKLFPYAAEMKEALDRATLRPRTPFYNDVSLAIISILHPASDIDPEADVDRLREAIEQALEGEGLL
- a CDS encoding carbohydrate ABC transporter permease, with amino-acid sequence MAKKGTSARARSERKLGWMLCAPAVFVMLLVTAYPIAYAVWLSMQRYDLRFPEERGFVGVDNYEAVLGNSLWWRDLANTAIIMVISVAIELLLGFALAFVMHRALFGRGLVRSSILVPYGIITVVAAFAWRFAFDPTTGFVNGITGLENSWFTETWSSYLVIILAEVWKTTPFMSLLLLAGFTLVPDDAVKAARVDGASASYRLRKVIIPLMKPAILVALLFRTMDAFRIFDSVFVMTRGAQGTENVSILGYKTLVSRLNLGLGSAVSVLIFACVLIIAFLFVKGFGANLSQQRGE
- a CDS encoding carbohydrate ABC transporter permease, with translation MAAPGSREAKDKVFWGFGILLVIFYALLPVAWIVSLSLKPAEEVATEGEGFLGGFFPKDPTLENYTGAGGVLKDEQFQAALRNSIGIALIATLLAVVLATFAAYAIVRLDFPGKALVMSGALAIAMFPQISVIGPLFNMWRDLGLFDTWPGLIIPYMTFTLPLAIWTLSAFFREIPWDLDKAARIDGASPFQAFRKVIAPLAAPGMFTSAILVFIFAWNDFLFATSLTSTNRARTVPAAITFFTGSSQFTFPTGQIAAASVLVTVPIIVMVLIFQRRIVSGLTSGAVKG
- a CDS encoding ABC transporter ATP-binding protein, which translates into the protein MAEIALDKVSKEYGDGFAAVKEADFTIGDGEFFILVGPSGCGKSTLLNMIVGLEDITSGEMRVDGERVNDVDPKDRNMAMVFQSYAIYPHMTVRENMEFPLKLRKVPKEEMRSKVEEAARMLELTEHLDRKPGNLSGGQRQRVAMGRAIVREPVAFLMDEPLSNLDAKLRVQMRTTISRLQQRLGTTTIYVTHDQVEAMTLGDRVAVMRRGVVQQVDSPRMLYTHPANLFVAGFIGSPSMNLLPAQLDGSRLSLPMLDLDLPASVTDRLAAGAGGEVIAGIRPENFEDASLVGDREAPGGTFTAAIDVIEWLGSELFAHFEVEGSAADQLSDLAADLEKVAISVSGEGRTEVTARLDVTSDAQEREDTELWIDARAIHLFDPESGRSLLSVPGSEAQPADADAPALAKS
- a CDS encoding Rrf2 family transcriptional regulator, coding for MKVSTRGDYACRALLSLTLHPEEAPTSVRDIAERTGLPQPYLEQILLALKGAGLVRSKRGVGGGYVLAREPAEITLAQIVSAVDGPIVVGDFGEPHQNGACDHEGQCVLLAVWADAGRQMRTLLEARTLADIAAITAGNAPWPEPAT
- a CDS encoding alkaline phosphatase family protein gives rise to the protein MGDHPLIPDYGGACIASLVPALLEPGPTTPPWLPAAAVEADQVVLLVLDGLGWEQLQDRRHLAPTLTAMAGGAITTVSPSTTATALTSIATGLTPGEHGVVGYRVAVEGEVLNILRWSTAQGDARRQIDPEQFQSHPAFAAHRPAVVTKAEFASSGFSGAHLCQVRFNGYRVPSTMVTEVGRLLRGGEPFVYAYYDGVDKVAHEYGLGEHYDAEVAFADRLVADVMAVLPPGAAVVVTADHGQVHVGDNVVKLHRDLVPHIALQSGEGRFRWLHARSGRAAALHEAATAHHGGDAWVVTRDETIEQGWWGPVVTDAARSRLGDVALVAREPVSFHDDADSGPFVLIGRHGSLTPAEMLVPCLVGSA
- a CDS encoding bacterial proteasome activator family protein, producing the protein MSDAEPTPADDSTVHGELVETSADGEERREAVEEPAKLMRIGSMIKQLLEEVRSADLDEAARVRLREIYETSLHELGSALSDDLKEELDRVAIPFGDNGEPPSEAELRIAQAQLVGWLEGLFHGIQATLFAQQMAARAQLEDMRRQLGPGVGGGQGGPSPSGVPGGRPGTLGEPGPGTYL